From the genome of Azospirillum baldaniorum:
ACATCAAGGCAATGCGTCCATGGGCGTGGCAGAATGCCGTTGCGGTGCCTATTTAATTCCCTCTGACGCAATTGCCAGACGGTGGGGGGACCATGGGATCATCGACCACGGCGACCGAACGGGATGCAAGATTGGTCAATGCCCGCGACCACCGGGTGAATCCCGGTGAAATCGCGATTGGCGTCATCATCGGACGGACGTCCGAATTCTTCGATTTTTTCGTTTATGCCATCGCTTCGGTGATCGTCTTCCCGAAGCTGGTCTTTCCCTATCTTGACCCACTCACCGGAACGTTGTGGTCCTTCGCGATTTTCGCGCTGGCCTTCGTCGCCCGCCCGGTGGGCAGCATGCTGTTCATGGCCATCGACCGCGCCCACGGACGCGGCGCCAAGCTGACCCTCTCCCTGTTCCTCCTGGGAACCTCGACGGTCGCCATCGCCTTCCTGCCGAGTTACGAGCAGATCGGCGCGGCGGCGATCTGGCTGCTGGCGGCGGCCCGCATCGGCCAGGGTCTGGCCCTGGGCGGCGCCTGGGACGGCCTCGCCTCGCTGCTGGCGCTGAACGCGCCGGAGAGCCGCCGCGGCTGGTACGCCATGATTCCGCAGCTCGGCGCCCCCATCGGGCTGATCGTGGCGAGCGCCCTCTTCGCCTATTTCGCCGGCAACCTGTCGGCGGAGGATTTCTTCAGCTGGGGCTGGCGCTACCCGTTCTTCGTGGCCTTCGCCATCAACGTGGTGGCGCTGTTCGCGCGGCTGCGCATCGTGGTGACGCCGGAATACACCCACCTGTTCGAAAGCCGCGAGCTTCAGCCGGTCCCGGTGACCGAGATGCTGCGCAACGAGGGCATGCGCGTCGTGCTGGGCGCCTTCGCCCCGCTGGCCAGCTTCGCGCTGTTCCACATGGTCACCGTCTTCCCGCTGTCCTGGATCTTCCTCTACACGCAGGACACGCCGGCGGACTTCCTGCTGATCGAGGTGGTCGGGGCCTTCTTCGGTCTGGGGGCCATCATCGCCTCCGGCTGGATCGCCGACCGCATCGGCCGCCGCACCCTGCTGGGGAGTTGCGCCGCGGCCATCGCCGTGTTCAGCGGCGTGGCGCCCCTGCTGCTGAACGGTGGGCCACTGGGCGAGCTGGTCTTCATGATCGTCGGCTTCGTGATCCTGGGCCTGTCCTTCGGCCAGTCGTCGGGCGTGGTCACGTCGGGCTTCACCCAACGCTACCGCTACACCGGCGCGGCCATCACCTCGGACCTCGCCTGGCTGTTCGGGGCGGGCTTCGCGCCGCTGGTGGCGCTGGTGCTGTCCGCCAACTACGGCCTGTTCTCGGCCGGCGCCTACCTGCTGTCGGGCGCGGTCTGCACGTTGCTGGCCCTGTGGCTCAACAAGACGCTGGCCAAGTGACCTGAACGAGCGTCGGGAACCGGATCAGCCTCATCCTTGCGGGATGCGGCGGTCCGGTTCCATCCTTTCATGCAATAGGCGAAGAATCACGACGACCGGCGGCTCGCCGGCCTGCTGATCCATGGCGTAATAAAGCGTGTGGGCCGCAGCGCCGTGCCGGCCGGCGGCATGGTCCAGGTGGAAGGCGCGCAGGCCCGGCACAATGCGCCCACGGTCCCAGGAGCCGCCCCTGGCAGGGTTTGCGGCAACCATCTCGACCGCCTTGGCGATCAAGGCCTTGTAAATATCCCTCTGCTGCGCGCCGAACCGTTCCCTGGTTTCCCGCAGGACCATTCCGAAGTCCCGCTTCGCCGCATCGGTGACGCGGTAGGCGACCACGGGTCAATCCTCGATGTCGTTCAGGATGTCGGCAATGGGGCGGTCGTCAAGACGGCCAGCCTTCCAATCGTCAACCCCCACCAGAATGGCGCGCCGGAGCATCTCCTGCTTCTCAAACTCGACCGCCTTTTCCCGATGGAGCAGGCGAAGCGCCTCGCGCACGACTTCGCTCTGCGATGCGTAGCCACCGCTTGCCACCTCCTTCTCGACGAAGGCGGCCAGCGCTTCGGGCAGGCTGATGTTCATGGTCGGCATGGACCACCTCCTTCTTCCGAAGGACATTTCGGGACGATTGGCAATCTTTGTCAAGTCACCCGGGGTCTTCAAGCGGGCCTGCAGGCGAACCTCCGGTTCGGTCTCCGAAATTTCCCACTCGAACGAGCTTCTATACCCGGCGGCGGTACGCCGGAATCCCGCACGCCGGCTACCCCCGACTTTAATCGTCGTTAAGAGATCGGCGCGCATCCTGCCCTTACACACAGATCGGCAGGTCATCATGTCCCAGTACAATCCCGCTGTCGGCACCACCGAGACCGTTTCCTTCCCGCTCCCCCTCACCGCTCCGGCCCCGGCCAAGAAGCTGCGCGGCCTGCCGCTGGTCGCCCTGTGGGGCGGGCTGATCGCCGCTCCCTGGGTCATCCTCTACCAGGCCGCCAAGCTGGTGTTCTGAGACTGGCGTTTCGAGGCCGGCGGTCTCAGGCCGACAGTTCGGCCATGATCTCCGGCACCTGGGCCAGCAGCTCGCGGGCCAGGAAACCCAGCGGGCCGCGGCGGGCCAAGCGGTTGCCGGCCTCGCCATGCAGATGGACTCCCCAGATCGCCGCCTGGGCCGGGTCGGCGCCCCGCGCGGCCAGCCCGGCGATGACGCCCGCCAGCGTGTCGCCCGACCCCGAGGTGGCAAGCCCGACATTGCCGCCGTCATAGGCCCATATGCGGCCGTCCGGCGTGGCGATGTGGGTGCAGGCCCCTTTCAGCACGACGATCACTTTGTGAAGGTCCGCAACGCGGCGGGCGGCCGTGGGTGGGTCGGCCTCCACCTCCTCCCGGCTGACTCCGGACAGGCCGGCCATCTCGCCGGCGTGCGGCGTGATGATCGTCCGCCCGCCCCGACGGCACAGCGCTTCGTTGGCGTTGTCCAGGCCCATCAGCGCTTCGGCGTCGATGACCAGAACGGGTCCGCCCTCCCCGTCCAGCCCGGCGATCAGCGCGCCGGTCAGGTCGGCGACCGCAAGCTTGTCCATCATGCCGGGACCGATCAGCACCGCGGTGCAGCGGGCCGCCCGCTCGCACAGCGTGTCCACGCAGTCGGGGGCGATGCCGCCCTCCGCCGTCTCGTGCAGGCCGAGCACCAGCGCCTCCGGCACGGCCAGCCCGAGATGCGGGGCCACGCTGCGGCAGGTCGCCATCTGGAGCTTGCCCGCCCCGGCGCGCAGCGCCGCCGTCCCGGCCAGCAATACGGCACCCGGCACCTCCACGCTGCCGCCGATGACCAGCACCCGGCCCCGCCCGTCCTTGTCGGCGCTGTCGCCGGGGTGGGGCAGCGGCATGGACCGCAGCAGGTCACGGGTGACCGGGATCGAGTCGTTCATCGGAAAATCGTTCATCGGAAAACGCTCATCGGACAGCCGC
Proteins encoded in this window:
- a CDS encoding MFS transporter, which codes for MGSSTTATERDARLVNARDHRVNPGEIAIGVIIGRTSEFFDFFVYAIASVIVFPKLVFPYLDPLTGTLWSFAIFALAFVARPVGSMLFMAIDRAHGRGAKLTLSLFLLGTSTVAIAFLPSYEQIGAAAIWLLAAARIGQGLALGGAWDGLASLLALNAPESRRGWYAMIPQLGAPIGLIVASALFAYFAGNLSAEDFFSWGWRYPFFVAFAINVVALFARLRIVVTPEYTHLFESRELQPVPVTEMLRNEGMRVVLGAFAPLASFALFHMVTVFPLSWIFLYTQDTPADFLLIEVVGAFFGLGAIIASGWIADRIGRRTLLGSCAAAIAVFSGVAPLLLNGGPLGELVFMIVGFVILGLSFGQSSGVVTSGFTQRYRYTGAAITSDLAWLFGAGFAPLVALVLSANYGLFSAGAYLLSGAVCTLLALWLNKTLAK
- a CDS encoding type II toxin-antitoxin system RelE/ParE family toxin produces the protein MVAYRVTDAAKRDFGMVLRETRERFGAQQRDIYKALIAKAVEMVAANPARGGSWDRGRIVPGLRAFHLDHAAGRHGAAAHTLYYAMDQQAGEPPVVVILRLLHERMEPDRRIPQG
- a CDS encoding type II toxin-antitoxin system ParD family antitoxin, with product MPTMNISLPEALAAFVEKEVASGGYASQSEVVREALRLLHREKAVEFEKQEMLRRAILVGVDDWKAGRLDDRPIADILNDIED
- a CDS encoding NAD(P)H-hydrate dehydratase, with the translated sequence MNDFPMNDSIPVTRDLLRSMPLPHPGDSADKDGRGRVLVIGGSVEVPGAVLLAGTAALRAGAGKLQMATCRSVAPHLGLAVPEALVLGLHETAEGGIAPDCVDTLCERAARCTAVLIGPGMMDKLAVADLTGALIAGLDGEGGPVLVIDAEALMGLDNANEALCRRGGRTIITPHAGEMAGLSGVSREEVEADPPTAARRVADLHKVIVVLKGACTHIATPDGRIWAYDGGNVGLATSGSGDTLAGVIAGLAARGADPAQAAIWGVHLHGEAGNRLARRGPLGFLARELLAQVPEIMAELSA